Proteins from one Flammeovirgaceae bacterium genomic window:
- a CDS encoding 50S ribosomal protein L28, which yields MARVCQITGKRPQTGNNVSHANNRTKRKFYPNLQKKRFFIPEEDKWITLKLSTKAIKTINKKGISAVLKDARAKGTLSI from the coding sequence ATGGCACGGGTTTGTCAAATTACAGGGAAAAGGCCACAGACGGGGAACAACGTTTCGCACGCCAACAACAGGACGAAGCGCAAATTCTATCCCAACCTGCAAAAAAAGCGGTTTTTTATTCCTGAGGAAGATAAATGGATAACGTTGAAATTATCCACTAAGGCTATTAAAACCATCAACAAGAAAGGCATCTCAGCGGTATTGAAAGACGCCAGGGCAAAGGGGACCCTTTCCATCTAA
- the rpmG gene encoding 50S ribosomal protein L33, translated as MAKKGNRIQVILECTEHKTSGLPGMSRYITTKNRKNTTERIELKKYNPVMKKYTIHKEIK; from the coding sequence ATGGCCAAAAAAGGAAATCGCATACAGGTAATTTTGGAGTGCACAGAGCACAAGACCAGCGGCTTGCCAGGCATGAGCCGGTACATCACTACCAAAAACAGGAAAAACACCACTGAGCGCATTGAACTGAAGAAGTACAATCCGGTCATGAAAAAATACACCATTCACAAAGAGATCAAGTAA
- a CDS encoding DUF4295 domain-containing protein, with protein sequence MAKKVVASLKKVDGKNFAKVIRAVRSEKTGAYTFKEEIVPAELVKETLAKK encoded by the coding sequence ATGGCAAAGAAAGTTGTTGCTTCCCTTAAGAAAGTTGACGGAAAAAATTTTGCGAAGGTAATCCGTGCCGTGCGTTCGGAGAAAACTGGCGCTTACACTTTTAAAGAAGAGATCGTTCCGGCCGAATTGGTAAAAGAAACGTTGGCCAAAAAATAG
- a CDS encoding T9SS type A sorting domain-containing protein: protein MLGALLHGNAWAQFTYEIDQSIPVEAGGKRLAMPWAGGLNSAQINTMDLNGDGQEDLVVFDRASNKISTFLNQENEYKYHPEFEQLFPADIGRWMLLRDYNCDSRKDIFFPISNGIAVYKNTTSPGGDLSWERLKFFRSTSGLYSEVLLTMGFSLTNIALGTGDIPSIVDMDGDGDLDILHMRFVNPFSVQYHKNMGMENFGTCDSLAYERVDQRWGGFEECDCGDFAFGEACTASGGRTNHNVGKTLLALDANGDGNKDLLFSEEDCPSLFLLENKGTTESAIMDEANFFPPGSPAFMPLFPAAYFEDVDFDGVPDLLVSPAVFGRTSLNNPFTHSVWLYKNTGTGQSPNFTLVKKDFLQDEMIEVGDYAYPAFVDADGDGDQDLFIGNYGNAQFRGVIAFFENVGSASLPSFRLVTDDYLGLSILSRFSMRPQFIDITGDGNLDLAFLLTDGLNLTTSLLYIAGTQPNAISFDNLEVKSIDFQIGNSENILLADIDQDGLVDILLGRANGALEYWRNTGPAAALAFARQDNAFMGLSPSLARANLNASIADLDNDGREDLLIGDQNGNLTVYGDFRAQGHSPQPITEIIYDRFRGTYTGKNLGARIKPTVANLFNSDKPSIVVGTTGGGVLILKNDGGKQLPDQPEIHLYPNPVHSHEKLSVLVDRGLLVQLFTLTGQKLTEPLFVAAKQPFTVPANGLAPGMYIARFTYGGKVYGRKFVVR, encoded by the coding sequence TTGCTTGGCGCCCTCCTGCACGGGAACGCATGGGCCCAGTTCACCTACGAAATAGACCAAAGCATTCCCGTAGAGGCCGGGGGCAAACGGCTGGCCATGCCCTGGGCAGGGGGGCTGAACTCCGCACAAATCAACACGATGGACCTCAACGGGGACGGCCAGGAAGACCTGGTCGTTTTTGACCGGGCCTCCAACAAAATAAGCACCTTCCTCAACCAGGAAAACGAATACAAGTACCATCCCGAATTTGAACAATTGTTCCCCGCGGACATTGGCCGGTGGATGCTGCTTCGCGATTACAACTGTGACAGCAGGAAGGACATCTTTTTTCCCATAAGCAATGGCATAGCGGTATATAAAAACACCACTTCCCCTGGCGGTGACCTGTCATGGGAGAGGTTAAAATTTTTCCGTTCCACCTCAGGCCTGTATTCCGAAGTGCTATTGACGATGGGGTTTTCGTTGACCAACATTGCCCTGGGAACGGGCGACATCCCCAGCATTGTTGATATGGACGGGGACGGGGACCTGGACATCCTGCACATGCGTTTTGTAAACCCGTTTTCCGTGCAATACCACAAAAACATGGGCATGGAAAACTTCGGCACTTGCGATTCGCTGGCCTATGAGCGCGTAGACCAACGGTGGGGCGGATTTGAAGAGTGTGACTGCGGGGATTTTGCTTTTGGCGAGGCCTGCACCGCCTCCGGTGGAAGGACAAACCACAACGTAGGCAAGACATTGCTTGCCCTGGACGCCAACGGGGACGGGAACAAGGACCTCCTCTTCTCGGAAGAAGACTGCCCCTCGCTTTTTTTGTTGGAAAACAAAGGCACCACGGAAAGTGCCATCATGGACGAGGCCAATTTCTTCCCTCCCGGCAGCCCTGCTTTTATGCCACTGTTCCCGGCTGCCTATTTTGAAGATGTTGACTTCGATGGCGTGCCCGACCTTTTGGTTTCACCGGCCGTCTTTGGCCGTACCTCCCTCAACAACCCGTTTACCCACTCCGTCTGGCTTTATAAAAACACCGGCACCGGGCAGTCGCCCAATTTTACGCTGGTGAAAAAGGATTTCCTGCAGGACGAAATGATAGAAGTGGGCGACTATGCCTATCCTGCATTCGTGGATGCTGACGGGGATGGCGACCAGGACCTCTTCATCGGAAATTACGGCAACGCGCAGTTCAGGGGCGTGATCGCCTTTTTCGAAAATGTAGGCTCTGCCTCGCTGCCCTCTTTCAGGTTGGTCACGGATGACTACCTGGGCTTGTCCATACTTTCCCGCTTCAGCATGAGGCCCCAGTTCATCGACATTACGGGGGACGGCAACCTCGACCTTGCCTTTTTGTTAACGGACGGCCTCAACCTGACGACCTCCCTCCTGTACATAGCCGGCACCCAGCCCAACGCCATCAGCTTTGATAACCTGGAGGTAAAGTCCATCGATTTTCAAATCGGCAACAGTGAAAACATTTTGCTGGCGGACATTGACCAGGACGGGCTGGTGGACATCCTGTTGGGCCGCGCCAACGGTGCGCTGGAGTACTGGAGGAACACGGGCCCTGCAGCGGCCTTGGCCTTTGCACGGCAAGACAATGCCTTTATGGGGCTCTCCCCCAGCCTGGCCCGCGCCAACCTCAACGCCAGCATAGCCGACCTGGACAATGACGGAAGGGAAGACCTGCTGATTGGGGATCAAAACGGCAACCTTACCGTCTATGGTGACTTCCGCGCACAGGGCCATTCCCCGCAGCCCATCACCGAAATCATTTACGACCGTTTCCGGGGAACCTATACCGGCAAGAACCTGGGCGCCAGGATAAAGCCCACCGTGGCCAACCTCTTCAACAGCGACAAGCCCTCCATAGTGGTGGGCACAACCGGTGGCGGGGTGCTCATCCTAAAAAATGACGGGGGAAAACAGTTGCCCGACCAACCGGAAATCCACCTCTACCCTAACCCGGTCCATTCCCATGAAAAACTGTCCGTACTGGTGGACAGGGGCCTTTTGGTGCAATTGTTTACCCTTACGGGCCAAAAACTTACCGAGCCCCTGTTTGTTGCGGCCAAACAGCCCTTTACGGTACCGGCCAACGGGCTGGCCCCGGGCATGTACATTGCCCGGTTTACTTACGGGGGAAAGGTATACGGGCGAAAATTTGTCGTCCGTTAA
- the ftsY gene encoding signal recognition particle-docking protein FtsY — MFGRLFSKEKKESLDKGLKKTQESFFGRLGKAIAGKSTVDDEVLDNLEEVLVASDVGVQVTLKIIERIGQRVAKDKYLGTTELDRILKEEIAGLLSENNTADLTDFNTPQGVKPYVVMVVGVNGVGKTTTIGKLSAQFKKKGKNVILGAADTFRAAAVDQLKLWGERVGIPVVAKGMDTDPSAVAFDAVKQGVETGADVVIIDTAGRLHTKVNLMNELSKIKRVIQKVVPDGPHEVLLVLDGSTGQNAVVQAREFTKATEVTSLAITKLDGTAKGGVVIGISDEFKIPVKYIGVGEQVDDLQVFNKMEFVDSLFKKN; from the coding sequence ATGTTTGGCCGCCTGTTTTCCAAAGAAAAGAAAGAATCCCTTGACAAAGGGCTCAAGAAAACGCAGGAAAGCTTTTTTGGCAGGCTGGGGAAGGCCATTGCCGGCAAGTCCACCGTGGACGATGAAGTGCTTGACAACCTGGAAGAAGTATTGGTCGCCTCGGATGTGGGGGTGCAGGTAACATTAAAAATAATCGAAAGGATAGGGCAGCGGGTGGCCAAAGACAAATACCTGGGCACCACCGAACTCGACCGCATACTAAAGGAAGAAATTGCCGGCCTCCTTTCGGAAAACAATACGGCCGACCTCACCGATTTTAACACGCCCCAGGGCGTCAAGCCGTACGTGGTCATGGTCGTGGGGGTGAACGGTGTGGGAAAGACCACCACCATCGGCAAGCTCTCTGCCCAATTCAAGAAAAAAGGGAAAAACGTAATCCTGGGCGCGGCCGATACCTTTCGCGCTGCGGCCGTGGATCAGCTAAAATTATGGGGCGAACGCGTGGGCATTCCCGTGGTGGCGAAAGGGATGGACACCGACCCTTCCGCGGTGGCCTTTGATGCCGTGAAGCAAGGGGTGGAAACAGGTGCGGATGTGGTGATCATCGACACGGCCGGAAGGCTCCATACCAAGGTAAACCTGATGAACGAGCTCTCAAAAATAAAAAGGGTCATTCAAAAGGTGGTTCCTGACGGGCCTCACGAAGTACTGCTGGTGTTGGATGGCAGCACAGGGCAGAATGCCGTGGTGCAGGCGCGCGAGTTCACCAAGGCCACGGAAGTCACCTCGCTGGCCATTACAAAACTGGACGGCACCGCCAAAGGCGGTGTGGTCATCGGCATCTCTGACGAATTTAAAATACCGGTAAAATACATTGGTGTGGGCGAGCAGGTGGACGACCTGCAGGTGTTCAACAAAATGGAATTTGTCGATTCCCTGTTCAAAAAAAATTAA